The Vitis riparia cultivar Riparia Gloire de Montpellier isolate 1030 chromosome 10, EGFV_Vit.rip_1.0, whole genome shotgun sequence genome includes a region encoding these proteins:
- the LOC117924218 gene encoding probable F-box protein At4g22030 produces MVSLQFSSAVITSVAYSSSRCRRGMIRATINMPKLQPGRLSLNLPARDLVLQEVLDMGVGLTAATTSNLEKYEPSTNGIFPSVSNVSDPSVIAKLYAIMEAVADRVEMHKNIGEQRDNWNHLLLTSINAITLTAATMAGIAATSVGGPLVALKLSSTLMYLAATGMLVVMNKIQPSQLVEEQRNAARLFKQLHGQIQRTLSCGTPTSTDVEEVMEKVLSLDKAFPLPLLGAMLDKFPKTVEPAVWWPEHSQRQDRQSGRTDRNGWSVELEEEMREVVGVLKRKDTEDYLRLGKIALKVNRMLAISGPLLTGLAACGTAFVGSSHGPWAATLGVVAGAMASVVNTMEHGGQVGMVFEMYRSNAGFFRLMEESIESNLNERDVGRRENGELFETKVALQLGRSLSGLKGLAASSYSSSKKGEAIEEFASKLF; encoded by the coding sequence ATGGTGAGTCTTCAATTTTCATCGGCTGTTATTACGTCAGTGGCTTATTCCTCCTCTCGTTGCCGGAGAGGAATGATAAGAGCTACTATCAATATGCCTAAACTCCAGCCCGGCCGCCTATCTTTGAACCTCCCCGCTAGAGATTTGGTACTACAGGAAGTACTGGACATGGGAGTTGGTCTCACAGCTGCAACCACCAGCAATTTGGAGAAGTACGAGCCGAGTACTAATGGTATTTTCCCTTCTGTGAGCAATGTTTCTGATCCTTCGGTGATTGCTAAACTCTATGCAATCATGGAGGCTGTGGCAGATAGAGTAGAGATGCACAAGAATATCGGGGAGCAGCGTGATAATTGGAACCATCTTCTTTTGACATCTATTAATGCAATCACACTCACTGCTGCAACCATGGCTGGAATTGCTGCTACAAGTGTAGGAGGACCCCTTGTAGCTCTCAAGCTCTCTTCCACTCTGATGTATTTGGCAGCCACTGGGATGTTGGTGGTGATGAATAAGATCCAGCCATCTCAACTCGTCGAAGAACAGCGCAATGCCGCTAGGTTGTTTAAGCAGCTTCATGGCCAGATTCAAAGAACACTCTCTTGTGGCACTCCTACTAGTACCGATGTTGAGGAAGTTATGGAGAAAGTTTTGTCACTGGACAAGGCCTTCCCGCTTCCTTTACTAGGAGCGATGCTCGATAAATTCCCCAAAACTGTGGAGCCTGCTGTATGGTGGCCGGAGCACAGTCAAAGGCAGGACCGGCAGAGTGGGAGAACAGATAGAAATGGTTGGAGTGTGGAGTTGgaggaagaaatgagagaagtaGTTGGGGTTTTGAAGAGAAAGGACACTGAAGACTATTTGAGGCTGGGCAAAATAGCCTTGAAAGTTAACAGGATGCTCGCCATTTCTGGTCCCTTATTGACAGGCTTAGCGGCTTGTGGAACTGCGTTCGTGGGATCTTCTCACGGTCCCTGGGCCGCCACACTAGGAGTCGTAGCTGGAGCCATGGCAAGCGTGGTGAACACAATGGAGCATGGCGGGCAAGTGGGCATGGTGTTTGAGATGTATAGAAGCAACGCAGGCTTCTTCCGGCTGATGGAAGAGAGCATAGAGTCAAATCTGAATGAAAGAGATGTGGGGAGAAGAGAGAACGGGGAATTGTTTGAAACGAAGGTGGCTCTACAGCTAGGAAGAAGCTTGTCCGGGCTCAAGGGTCTGGCAGCATcctcttattcttcttctaaAAAGGGAGAGGCCATTGAAGAGTTCGCAAGCAAGCTCTTCTAA
- the LOC117924311 gene encoding uncharacterized protein LOC117924311 translates to MIQLLFTVIFTEMAMIMVLLFKTPLRKLVIMGLDRVKRGRGPIMVKTVAATVLVVLISSVYSMMKIRKRGIDDDVVNPTDQVLMAKHLLETSLMGFTLFLALMIDRLHHYIRELRLRRKSMEAIKKQNRGFEDGKTGGSAEIKAMEEEMAALGAKLKQLESEIETKTKEAKAAETNAVALRKQSEGFLLEYDRLLEENQNLRNQLQSLDRRLSHSGSKKNT, encoded by the exons ATGATTCAGCTACTGTTCACGGTGATATTCACCGAAATGGCTATGATCATGGTGCTCCTCTTCAAGACTCCACTGAGGAAGCTGGTGATCATGGGGCTGGATCGAGTGAAGCGCGGTCGAGGCCCTATTATGGTGAAGACGGTGGCGGCAACGGTGCTGGTGGTGCTGATCTCGAGTGTGTACAGTATGATGAAGATCCGGAAGCGTGGGATCGATGATGATGTTGTTAATCCCACGGATCAGGTTCTGATGGCCAAGCATCTTCTGGAGACTTCGCTTATGG GATTCACCCTCTTCCTTGCACTAATGATAGACAGACTACACCACTACATCAGAGAACTCCGTTTAAGAAGGAAGAGCATGGAAGCTATAAAGAAACAAAACCGAGGCTTTGAGGATGGAAAAACTGGTGGTTCAGCAGAAATCAAAGCCATGGAGGAAGAGATGGCAGCATTAGGGGCAAAGCTTAAGCAGCTGGAATCTGAAATTgagacaaaaacaaaagaagcaaAGGCTGCAGAAACCAATGCCGTGGCTCTGAGGAAACAATCTGAAGGCTTCCTTCTTGAATACGACCGTTTGCTTGAGGAAAACCAGAATCTTCGGAACCAGTTGCAGTCATTAGACCGAAGATTGTCACATTCTGGTAGCAAGAAGAACACATAA
- the LOC117923259 gene encoding mitogen-activated protein kinase kinase kinase 18-like — protein MDWTRGCTLGRGSSATVSIATSHLSGDIFAVKSTELSHSKLLKREQRILSTVRSAHVIEYRGWNVTCENGKQMYNLCMEYAAGGTLKQRGSLGEAAIRANTRAILQGLQYLHSNCIVHCDIKSENILITGDGLKIGDLGCARLADDFSDSVCGTPVFMAPEVARGEEQGFAADVWALGCTIIEMATGRAPWTDVSDPVSAVYRIGFSGDVPEIPGWVSEEAKDFLGKCLVRDPVQRWSVGELLGHPFVNEACVFSKEVHGSSSSSPTSVLDQRFWSSSIEELYPFHKKSWNSPRERIQFLANSNSGLPNWGWDENWVTVRSGSMEEPEVVSEAPTATMAWAGEDPGMVGFREPTPAAAKDSCNSCNLSRLKCKCMNYVLCGNLNFDFVANFNDSSSRLLHLYHNLTKFGSKIDLAISNGLSCLSVT, from the coding sequence ATGGACTGGACTAGGGGATGTACCCTTGGCCGTGGGTCCTCCGCCACCGTCTCCATCGCCACCTCCCACCTCTCCGGTGACATCTTCGCCGTGAAATCAACTGAGCTCTCCCACTCCAAATTGCTCAAGAGGGAACAGAGGATTCTCTCCACAGTGAGGTCTGCTCACGTGATTGAATACAGAGGGTGGAATGTCACGTGCGAGAATGGGAAGCAGATGTACAATCTGTGCATGGAGTACGCCGCCGGTGGCACGCTCAAGCAGCGCGGCAGCCTGGGAGAGGCCGCCATCAGAGCCAACACGCGCGCCATTCTGCAGGGCCTCCAGTATCTTCATTCCAATTGCATTGTCCACTGCGACATCAAAAGCGAGAATATTCTGATCACCGGCGACGGGTTGAAGATCGGCGACCTGGGTTGCGCTAGACTCGCCGACGATTTCTCGGATTCGGTTTGTGGGACGCCGGTGTTCATGGCGCCCGAGGTGGCGCGCGGGGAGGAGCAGGGGTTCGCCGCTGATGTGTGGGCTCTTGGGTGCACGATCATTGAGATGGCCACCGGGCGGGCGCCGTGGACGGATGTTTCCGACCCGGTTTCGGCTGTTTACCGAATTGGGTTTTCCGGGGACGTGCCGGAGATTCCAGGGTGGGTGTCGGAGGAGGCTAAGGATTTTTTGGGCAAGTGTTTGGTGAGGGACCCAGTGCAGAGGTGGTCAGTTGGCGAGCTTCTTGGGCACCCTTTTGTCAACGAAGCTTGTGTTTTTTCCAAAGAAGTTCATGGGTCAAGTTCAAGCAGTCCGACAAGTGTGTTGGATCAAAGGTTCTGGAGCTCCTCCATTGAAGAACTGTACCCATTTCACAAGAAATCTTGGAATTCTCCAAGGGAGAGGATCCAGTTCTTGGCAAATTCAAATTCAGGATTGCCCAATTGGGGATGGGATGAAAATTGGGTGACAGTGAGGAGTGGCAGCATGGAAGAACCAGAGGTGGTTTCTGAGGCTCCCACGGCCACCATGGCTTGGGCCGGTGAGGACCCTGGCATGGTAGGTTTCAGGGAACCCACACCCGCTGCTGCAAAGGACAGTTGTAATAGTTGTAATCTGTCACGTTTAAAATGTAAATGCATGAATTATGTTTTATGTGGAaatcttaattttgattttgtggcAAATTTTAATGATAGTTCCAGTCGTCTACTCCACCTCTACCATAACTTAACTAAATTTGGGAGCAAGATTGATTTAGCAATTTCAAATGGATTAAGTTGTCTAAGTGTCACATGA
- the LOC117924310 gene encoding S-type anion channel SLAH4-like isoform X1 produces the protein MDNRGAQPPIELMVEATSNSTSQEYHSHESIVSKPPLESFLTRLHAGYFRISLSLGSQALLWKSLSEAKSDLQPLRHVSQMLPLLAFLLLWYLSFFTLISLSFLYILRCFFHFQMVKAEFLHHVGVNYLFAPWISWLLLLQSAPLVVPNTLSYLVLWWVFAIPVLALDIKIYGQWFTTEKRFFSMVANPTSQISVIGNLVGAQAAALMGWKESAVCMFTLGMVHYLVVFVTLYQRLSGGDRLPVMLRPVFFLFFAAPSMASLAWKSISGTFDTTSKMLFFLSLFLFTSLACRPALFKKSMRKFNVAWWAYSFPLTFLALASAEYAQKVEGEIAPVLMLMLIAFSVLVCLSLMLFTALNTKALLLGNDPILKFCKSQNKEGLTMVYRNGG, from the exons ATGGATAACAGAGGAGCTCAACCCCCAATTGAGCTCATGGTGGAAGCTACTTCGAATAGCACAAGCCAAGAATATCATAGCCACGAAAGCATCGTCTCCAAGCCACCATTGGAATCCTTCTTAACCAGGCTCCATGCTGGTTACTTCAGAATAAGCCTCTCTCTGGGTAGCCAAGCTTTGCTATGGAAGTCTCTGAGCGAGGCGAAGAGCGACTTGCAACCTCTTCGGCATGTGTCCCAGATGCTCCCTCTGCTGGCTTTCCTCCTACTTTGGTATCTCTCGTTTTTCACTCTGATATCACTCTCTTTTCTCTACATCCTCAGATGCTTCTTTCACTTTCAGATGGTGAAGGCAGAGTTCTTACATCATGTAGGAGTGAACTACCTGTTTGCTCCTTGGATTTCTTGGCTTCTCCTGCTTCAGTCAGCTCCTTTGGTTGTTCCCAATACTCTTTCCTATCTAGTTCTCTGGTGGGTGTTTGCCATTCCAGTTCTGGCGCtcgatataaaaatatatggacAATGGTTCACCACAGAAAAGCGGTTTTTCTCCATGGTGGCGAACCCTACAAGCCAGATATCAGTGATTGGGAACTTGGTTGGAGCGCAGGCTGCTGCGCTGATGGGGTGGAAAGAGAGTGCAGTTTGCATGTTTACACTAGGCATGGTCCACTATCTGGTGGTTTTTGTCACTCTTTATCAGCGTCTGTCGGGTGGTGATCGGCTTCCAGTGATGCTCCGGCCTGTTTTCTTCCTGTTCTTTGCTGCGCCAAGCATGGCAAGCTTGGCTTGGAAGTCGATATCTGGGACTTTTGACACCACTTCAAAGATGCTTTTCTTCCTCTCGCTCTTCCTCTTCACATCGCTG GCATGCAGGCCAGCTCTTTTCAAGAAATCTATGAGGAAGTTCAATGTGGCATGGTGGGCTTACTCTTTTCCCCTCACCTTCCTTGCTCTAGCCTCTGCGGAATATGCACAGAAGGTGGAAGGTGAAATAGCTCCTGTTCTGATGCTCATGCTCATAGCCTTCTCTGTCTTGGTTTGCCTCAGCTTGATGCTCTTCACTGCACTCAACACTAAAGCCCTTCTCCTTGGAAATGATCCCATTCTGAAATTTTGCAAATCTCAAAACAAGGAGGGCTTGACCATGGTGTATAGGAATGGAGGGTAA
- the LOC117923258 gene encoding probable F-box protein At4g22030, with protein sequence MASLQSSGVIGSLPHSLSCCRRGMIRATINMPKLRTGGLSLKLPARDLVQEVLDMGVGLTAATTSHVEKKYESRPNTTLPSVSNVSDPMVIAKLHEIMEAVADRVEMHKNIGEQRDNWNHLLLTSINAITLTAATMAGIAATSVGGPLVALKLSSTLMYLAATGMLVVMNKIQPSQLVEEHRNAARLFKQLHGQIQRTLSCGTPTSNDVEEAMEKVLALDKAFPLPLLGAMLDKFPKTVEPAVWWPQHRQRQERHSGRTDGNGWSVELEEEMREVVGVLKRKDTEDYLRLGKIALKVNKILAISGPLLTGLAACGTAFVGSSHGPWAATLGVVAGAMASVVNTMEHGGQVGMVFEMYRSNAGFFRMMEETIESNLNERDVGRRENGELFETKVALQLGRSLSGLKGLAASSCSSSKKGEAIEEFASQLF encoded by the coding sequence ATGGCAAGTCTTCAATCTTCAGGCGTTATTGGTTCATTGCCTCATTCCTTATCTTGTTGCCGGAGAGGAATGATAAGAGCTACTATCAATATGCCTAAGCTCCGGACTGGCGGCCTATCTCTGAAGCTCCCCGCTAGAGATCTGGTACAGGAAGTACTGGACATGGGAGTTGGTCTCACAGCTGCAACCACCAGCCATGTAGAGAAGAAATACGAGTCCAGACCTAATACTACTTTGCCTTCTGTGAGCAATGTTTCTGATCCTATGGTGATTGCTAAGCTCCATGAAATCATGGAGGCTGTTGCAGATAGAGTGGAGATGCACAAGAATATCGGGGAGCAGCGTGATAATTGGAACCATCTTCTTTTGACATCCATTAATGCAATCACACTCACTGCTGCAACCATGGCTGGAATTGCTGCTACAAGTGTAGGAGGACCCCTTGTGGCCCTCAAGCTCTCTTCAACGCTGATGTATTTGGCAGCCACTGGGATGTTGGTGGTGATGAATAAGATCCAGCCATCTCAACTCGTCGAAGAACACCGCAATGCTGCGAGGCTGTTTAAGCAGCTTCATGGCCAGATTCAAAGAACACTCTCTTGTGGCACTCCTACTAGTAACGATGTTGAGGAAGCCATGGAGAAAGTTTTGGCACTGGACAAGGCATTCCCGCTTCCTTTACTAGGAGCCATGCTTGATAAATTCCCCAAAACTGTGGAACCTGCTGTATGGTGGCCGCAGCACAGGCAAAGACAGGAAAGGCATAGTGGGAGAACAGATGGAAATGGTTGGAGTGTGGAGTTGgaggaagaaatgagagaagtaGTTGGGGTTTTGAAGAGGAAGGACACTGAAGACTATTTGAGGCTGGGCAAAATAGCCTTGAAAGTTAACAAGATACTCGCCATTTCTGGCCCCTTATTGACAGGCTTAGCGGCTTGTGGAACTGCGTTCGTGGGATCTTCTCATGGTCCCTGGGCCGCCACACTAGGAGTCGTAGCTGGAGCCATGGCAAGCGTGGTGAACACAATGGAGCATGGCGGGCAAGTGGGCATGGTGTTTGAGATGTATAGAAGCAACGCAGGCTTCTTCCGGATGATGGAAGAGACCATAGAGTCAAATCTGAATGAAAGAGATGTGGGGAGAAGAGAGAACGGGGAATTGTTTGAAACGAAGGTGGCTCTACAGCTAGGAAGAAGCTTGTCCGGGCTCAAGGGTCTGGCAGCATCCTCTTGTTCTTCTTCTAAAAAAGGAGAGGCCATTGAAGAGTTCGCAAGCCAGCTCTTCTAG
- the LOC117924310 gene encoding S-type anion channel SLAH1-like isoform X2, whose amino-acid sequence MEVSERGEERLATSSACVPDAPSAGFPPTLMVKAEFLHHVGVNYLFAPWISWLLLLQSAPLVVPNTLSYLVLWWVFAIPVLALDIKIYGQWFTTEKRFFSMVANPTSQISVIGNLVGAQAAALMGWKESAVCMFTLGMVHYLVVFVTLYQRLSGGDRLPVMLRPVFFLFFAAPSMASLAWKSISGTFDTTSKMLFFLSLFLFTSLACRPALFKKSMRKFNVAWWAYSFPLTFLALASAEYAQKVEGEIAPVLMLMLIAFSVLVCLSLMLFTALNTKALLLGNDPILKFCKSQNKEGLTMVYRNGG is encoded by the exons ATGGAAGTCTCTGAGCGAGGCGAAGAGCGACTTGCAACCTCTTCGGCATGTGTCCCAGATGCTCCCTCTGCTGGCTTTCCTCCTACTTTG ATGGTGAAGGCAGAGTTCTTACATCATGTAGGAGTGAACTACCTGTTTGCTCCTTGGATTTCTTGGCTTCTCCTGCTTCAGTCAGCTCCTTTGGTTGTTCCCAATACTCTTTCCTATCTAGTTCTCTGGTGGGTGTTTGCCATTCCAGTTCTGGCGCtcgatataaaaatatatggacAATGGTTCACCACAGAAAAGCGGTTTTTCTCCATGGTGGCGAACCCTACAAGCCAGATATCAGTGATTGGGAACTTGGTTGGAGCGCAGGCTGCTGCGCTGATGGGGTGGAAAGAGAGTGCAGTTTGCATGTTTACACTAGGCATGGTCCACTATCTGGTGGTTTTTGTCACTCTTTATCAGCGTCTGTCGGGTGGTGATCGGCTTCCAGTGATGCTCCGGCCTGTTTTCTTCCTGTTCTTTGCTGCGCCAAGCATGGCAAGCTTGGCTTGGAAGTCGATATCTGGGACTTTTGACACCACTTCAAAGATGCTTTTCTTCCTCTCGCTCTTCCTCTTCACATCGCTG GCATGCAGGCCAGCTCTTTTCAAGAAATCTATGAGGAAGTTCAATGTGGCATGGTGGGCTTACTCTTTTCCCCTCACCTTCCTTGCTCTAGCCTCTGCGGAATATGCACAGAAGGTGGAAGGTGAAATAGCTCCTGTTCTGATGCTCATGCTCATAGCCTTCTCTGTCTTGGTTTGCCTCAGCTTGATGCTCTTCACTGCACTCAACACTAAAGCCCTTCTCCTTGGAAATGATCCCATTCTGAAATTTTGCAAATCTCAAAACAAGGAGGGCTTGACCATGGTGTATAGGAATGGAGGGTAA